CGCCGGCCCAGCCGTCGGCAGCGGCCTGCGGGGCGGGGTGCGGCGCGGGGCCGGCGTCGGGGTGGAGGCCGGTGTCGGGGTCGGCGTCGGGGTCGGCGTCGGGGTGGAGGCCGGTGTCGGGGGCTTCGGCTTGGCGGTAGCCCCGGGGCAGGGCGAGTTGCGCGGGCAGCCCGGACGCGGGCCGGGGCGCGGGCAGCTCGGCGGGACCCGGCCGGGGGCCGGTCGCGCGCGGGGTGGCGCCGTGCCAGGGCGCGGCGGCGGTGTCCGGGCCGCCGTACGGGTACGAGTACCCCTGCGGCAGGTTCGACCCCCCGGGCAGGGCTTCCGGCAGAGCTCCGGGCAGGGCGTCCGGTAGGTCCGCAGCCGCGGCCCGGCGCTCCTCCTCCACCCGGGCGGCGGCGGCCCGCGCCCCGGCCCGGTAGGCGGCGATGGTCCCGGCGCGCGCGGCGGCCTCCCGGTCGGCCCCGTCCTGGGTCCGGTCGTCGGGGCGGATGTGGTCGGAGTACCGCGGCCCGGTGTCGTACCCCGGTGCCACCAGCGGCGCGTAGACCGGCGCGTACGGCTCGGCCTGCGGGGCGGGGGCGTACGGCTCGGCCTGCGGGGCGGGGGCGTACGGCTCGGGGGCGGGCGCGTACGGCTCGGCCTCGGGGGCGTACGGCTCTTCCGCGTGCGCACCGCCGTCCGGAGCCTCCCATTCGGCGACACCGCCGCCGCCGGGATCCTCCGGTACCGGGTCGTACCCGCACAGGGCCTCCTCGGCGGCGCCGGCCGCCAGGCCCGTCAGGACGACGCGGCCGTCCTCGCATATCAACACGGTCCGGACCGTGATGTTCCGGTGGGTCCAGCCGTGGGCGTGCAGCACCCGCAGCGCGGTCAGCACGTCGGAGGCCACCTCCGCCGCCCTGTACGGGCTCAGCGGCTCATCGGCGATCAGCGCGGCCAGCGGCCTCGCCGGGACCAGCTCGCTGACTATCCACAGCGACCCGTCCTCCGGGAACACGTCGAAGACCTGGTCCAGTCGCGGATGGTCCGGCACCGAAGCCGCCGCCTGCGCCGCCGCGATCGCCCGGCGCACCGCGGGGAGTTCCCCCGACGGGCGCCGGCCATTGACCGGCCCGCGCGTCCCGTCCAGCAGCTCCGCGTCCACGACCTCCGGCAACGGCACCTGCCGGACGAGGACTTCCTGCCCGCTGCGCGTGTCGAAGGCACGCGTCTCGACCAGCTCGTACTCGTCCGACGGCGGCAGCGGCAGACGGTAGCGGTCGGCCAGGATCCGCCCCGCGTAGTCCTCCACTCCGCCTCCCCCGAGTGCGCGCCGGGCCCCTTTGGTACCCGTGGACACGATACGTCGCCCGAGCCGCCCGCGTCCCGGGCCTGAAGAGGCCCGCCCCGACGGGGGGACCCGCCGGGCCCCGGCTCAGCCCAGGGGCTGGAAGGTCTGGAACGCCGCGTTGCGCAGCTGGGTGCACTCCGGCCCGTCCCACTGGTCGGCGGCGCAGCTGATCATGATGGCGAAGCCGTGGTTGGGGTCGGCCCGGAAACCCCGGTCGAGCACCCGGACCCGGGTGCCCTGCTGCTCCCGTTCGAACTCGTAGTCGGCGACGGTGGGGTAGCCGCGGTAGTCGACGGTTTCGAGGCGCAGCAAGCGGTAGCCCGTGCTGCTGGACTTGACGCCGGAGGCCATCTCGACCCAGGCGGCGCGGGCGTCCTTGCCGGGACTGCCGGTGAAGTCGACCTGCACGCGCGGGAAGCCGCCGTCGCGGCTGTAGATGACGCCGGAGTTCTCGCCCGCGATCCCGGTCTGGTGGAAGCCGTCGGGCATGGCCATGGAGAAGTGGAACCGAACGTCCGTCACCTGCGTGTAGCCGGACGGAAGTCCGCCGCCGCCCGGCGACCCCGGGGTGGACCCCTGCCCCTGGCCCTGGCCCTGCCCCGGTTTGTTGGGCTGAGCACTCGGGGTGGGGGTCGGGGTCGGCGTCGGAGTGGGCGTCGGGGTCGGGTTGGCGGCCGGGGAACCGTTCGCGGAACCGTGGGGCGACGGGGTCCTGGACGCCGACGGCTGCGGGCCGCCCTTGCCCTCGTTCTTGTGCGCGTCGTCACCGCTGAGCGCGTAGGCGATCAGGGAGCCGACCAGTGCCAGCACCACCACCAGGCCGGCTATCGCCAGGGCTATGGTGCGGCGCGGCATCACATCGGTCAGCGGCGCCACGGCCTTCGCGGGCCGCGCGGGCGGCGCCTCGGCGGCCGCGGCGGCGGCAGCCGCCTTGCGGGCGGACCTCAGTGCGGCGCGGGCCCGCTCACGCTGCTCCCGCTCGCGTTCCTTCTTCTCCGCCTTCGCCGCCCTCTCCGCCTTCTCGGCGGCGGCCTTGTCCGCCTTGTCCGCCGCGGCCTTCTCGGCCGCGGCCTTGGTGTCGGCAAGGGATATGGCGCGCGTCTGCTCGACGGCCGGGGGCAGCACCTCCGCGACGGGCGCCGGCTCCGGGGCGTTGATGACGGCGGTGAGCATGGCCCGCGCCCCGGCGTCGTCCAGCCGCTGGGCCGGGTCCTTGGCCAGCAGTC
This Streptomyces sp. NBC_00539 DNA region includes the following protein-coding sequences:
- a CDS encoding serine/threonine protein kinase, with the translated sequence MEDYAGRILADRYRLPLPPSDEYELVETRAFDTRSGQEVLVRQVPLPEVVDAELLDGTRGPVNGRRPSGELPAVRRAIAAAQAAASVPDHPRLDQVFDVFPEDGSLWIVSELVPARPLAALIADEPLSPYRAAEVASDVLTALRVLHAHGWTHRNITVRTVLICEDGRVVLTGLAAGAAEEALCGYDPVPEDPGGGGVAEWEAPDGGAHAEEPYAPEAEPYAPAPEPYAPAPQAEPYAPAPQAEPYAPVYAPLVAPGYDTGPRYSDHIRPDDRTQDGADREAAARAGTIAAYRAGARAAAARVEEERRAAAADLPDALPGALPEALPGGSNLPQGYSYPYGGPDTAAAPWHGATPRATGPRPGPAELPAPRPASGLPAQLALPRGYRQAEAPDTGLHPDADPDADPDTGLHPDAGPAPHPAPQAAADGWAGGPRTGLDAERARQTRMAVVGAVTERWAPEQAGPVHGHWQLAPPVGPATDLWALGALLYRAVQGHAPYPEDSVAELVEMVCAEPPAFAEECGPLRPVVESLLRQDPTERPDFEELRGWLRSLIRSAPEPDAGFGVLPMAEPDPARLPVVRRRGDLHGRHRSADTSRAPRSLGRTLLVGILAVLAAAVAYAVLFMPRSAGPGAAEPPRAATGAPTTAPPGQAPPKASAGTPSGSPESKPAPQTNAPAPPGYTTQQDPEHFEIAVPQGWERRGINEAGQVRYTDGQFTLTVVPGRDKVEGGPDPATYQKDKEPELSPYRSSTWASGGDVKTTKVGNQLRATGRYTWIDATGRSVVARNFVVALGGSYHVVLVTGPQDEEGKVTEVFDKATASYRTGG